Proteins encoded within one genomic window of Candidatus Micrarchaeota archaeon:
- a CDS encoding AAA family ATPase, with translation MSFTFRPAVRENVGLLIGLIAPSGGGKTYTAMRLAIGIAGEKRFCVIDTEAGRAKHYADQFAFDHGDLKPPFTPDAYAEAIHAADAAGYPVIVVDSMSHEWAGDGGILDMQEAEFQRMGGRDSAKLASWIKPKMAHKQMVQKLLQIRAHLILCFRAEEKVDVIREDGKMKIVPKVSLTGIGGWQPICEKSLPFELTVSLLLTPEAPGVPKPIKLQEQHKSLFPLVQPITEEAGRKIAEWANGNSPSRLHTTLPPGGNGGSSANSEILTGFITVDQALELAALCKDHDISERALCSAAKVDRLDHITDYARAKKWIETAIRLRRGT, from the coding sequence ATGAGTTTCACATTTAGGCCGGCGGTGCGCGAAAACGTCGGGCTGCTAATCGGCTTGATCGCGCCATCGGGCGGTGGTAAGACGTACACGGCGATGCGCTTGGCAATTGGCATCGCCGGCGAAAAACGATTCTGCGTCATTGATACGGAAGCGGGCCGGGCGAAGCACTATGCCGATCAATTCGCTTTCGATCACGGTGATCTGAAGCCGCCGTTTACGCCGGATGCTTACGCCGAGGCGATTCACGCAGCGGATGCGGCCGGTTATCCGGTCATCGTGGTCGATTCGATGTCGCACGAATGGGCAGGCGATGGCGGGATCCTTGACATGCAGGAAGCGGAGTTTCAGCGCATGGGCGGCCGAGACTCGGCGAAGCTGGCGTCGTGGATCAAGCCGAAGATGGCGCACAAGCAGATGGTGCAGAAGCTATTGCAAATTCGCGCCCATCTGATTCTGTGTTTTCGGGCTGAAGAAAAGGTCGATGTCATCCGCGAGGATGGCAAGATGAAGATCGTGCCGAAAGTATCGCTGACCGGCATCGGCGGCTGGCAACCGATCTGCGAGAAGTCGCTGCCATTCGAGTTGACGGTTTCCCTGCTGCTGACGCCGGAAGCGCCGGGTGTACCGAAGCCGATCAAGCTGCAGGAGCAGCACAAGTCACTGTTTCCTCTAGTACAGCCGATCACGGAGGAAGCCGGACGCAAGATCGCGGAATGGGCGAACGGTAACTCTCCGTCGCGTCTGCATACCACGTTGCCCCCTGGGGGAAACGGTGGATCATCAGCAAATAGTGAAATCCTTACCGGATTCATAACCGTCGATCAGGCACTTGAGCTTGCTGCGCTCTGCAAGGATCACGACATTAGCGAGCGCGCTTTGTGCTCTGCAGCGAAAGTAGATCGCTTGGATCACATCACTGACTATGCGAGGGCGAAGAAATGGATCGAAACGGCGATCCGGCTACGGAGAGGCACGTGA
- a CDS encoding PD-(D/E)XK nuclease-like domain-containing protein gives MTPGVHHALPMAEYLKLPAVSASLISDVIERCPAAAWFNSWMNPAGVADNTDLSDRGTIAHSILLEDRLEIVVVIDPLDHPAEKTGSIPDGWTNKSIRAARDAAREAGKIPVLKPAMAEIDAMVIAARAFIASLRQTEPAIYAMFQKGGGHSELTMVWDEDGILCKARPDRIAADHSIIVNYKTTTGSVEPDRWGRTQLLDYYVGAAWYQRGMQALNGNDPAYLFLCQEQNAPYLCSLVGISPEMLEVGHAKCRAGLKRWKECFARNEWPGYPARACYPEMPIWERARWDERQLNDPTIAYASQA, from the coding sequence GTGACGCCGGGCGTTCATCATGCGCTGCCGATGGCGGAATACCTGAAGCTGCCTGCAGTAAGCGCGTCGCTGATCTCGGACGTGATCGAGCGATGTCCGGCTGCAGCATGGTTCAACAGTTGGATGAATCCTGCTGGCGTCGCTGACAATACGGACCTTTCGGATCGAGGAACAATCGCGCATAGCATCTTGCTCGAGGATAGACTCGAGATCGTCGTGGTGATCGACCCTCTCGATCATCCTGCGGAGAAAACGGGCTCGATCCCGGACGGCTGGACGAACAAGAGCATCCGCGCGGCGCGCGATGCAGCGCGCGAGGCCGGTAAGATCCCAGTGCTGAAACCGGCGATGGCTGAGATAGACGCGATGGTAATCGCCGCGCGGGCGTTCATCGCCAGTCTGAGGCAAACGGAGCCGGCGATCTATGCGATGTTCCAGAAAGGCGGCGGACATTCCGAACTCACAATGGTCTGGGATGAGGATGGGATACTCTGCAAGGCGCGGCCTGATCGCATCGCCGCTGACCATTCGATCATCGTCAACTACAAGACGACGACGGGGAGCGTCGAGCCTGATCGCTGGGGGCGCACGCAGTTGCTCGATTACTACGTCGGCGCGGCATGGTATCAGCGCGGAATGCAGGCACTTAACGGCAATGATCCGGCGTACCTGTTTCTGTGCCAGGAGCAGAATGCGCCGTACCTATGCAGCCTAGTCGGAATCTCGCCGGAAATGCTTGAGGTCGGGCACGCGAAATGCCGCGCCGGATTGAAGCGATGGAAGGAATGCTTTGCGCGCAATGAGTGGCCCGGCTATCCGGCGCGGGCGTGTTATCCAGAAATGCCGATCTGGGAGCGGGCGCGATGGGATGAGAGGCAATTGAATGATCCGACGATCGCGTATGCGAGTCAAGCATGA